CTCTCACCAAACCAGGCATATTCAAGGCAGGGTCCTAAGCTGGCTTCTCAGACCCATGGCCATCCACCTCAGACTCATCCATCTTAGCCAGCTTTGTGTCTTTCAGCAAGCCCTTCCACTTCTTCAGGCCCAGTTTCCCCAGGTGTTAAATGGGCTCCAGAGTCTCCATCTACCTCCCAAGCTTGTTCTGATATGGGGGCAGTGGAAAAGACTTTATATCCCCCAGGGCCCCCGATTCCTTCTCACCAGAGCTGGGAAGCTCTAGTCCTGTCCCCTCTCAATGCTGAAAAGAAAAACCCCTAACCAGCCGAGGCAGAAGCACAACCACAGAGCTCCAAGTTTGTCTAGATGTGTGTTTTATTATCATTAGAATGATTATCACTGACAAGGGGAAGGTGTCAAGCAGGTTATATAGAAGCCATACATCCAGATATTCATATATTCCCACACACATTTATTCCATGGCTACCACACAACACAGTACCACAGGGGGACTCCACCTAAAATGCTTCCCCCAAGCAGAACACAGCTGTGGGTCAGGTGCTGCCACTCACAATCCAGATCactgaagaagggaaggagacctTGGGTTCTAGGGACAAAATTTACATGTGGCAAATCCAGACACATTGGGCAGGGAATAGAAGCTAGATTTGGATATCATCACTTCAATTTCACCCCACCCTCACTGGCTGCTTGCCCCAGAGGCACTCTGCCGCTCTCTGAAAATTCCTTAGAAGACACAGAAGGGTAATCTTAGTCAGGGCGAAGGCTGGGGAGCAGGCCTGCAGAATGGGTCTCTGGGATCTTTCCCCTTACCAGCAATGCAAAGTGGAGTAATATGGGGTTTTAACTCATAGGATTTTCTCATATCCCTGAAGGAGGGGCGCAAGGCCAGGGGTTTGGGTGTGTGCATACAGGGGGGCTCAGGTTTATGACCAGGGATCTTaaggcagagggaaagagggggtcACAAAGGGATATGGCACACAGGGCTCAAGACATTCTTAGACTCCAAACTCGACTTTTTACAGGAAACTGGGCTCACTCCTCTAggggctccccagcccaggccGTCCGCCGTCCAGGGTGCTGCCGCTTTTCCTCAGGCTGCTGACCCCTGCTCAGGTCATCCAGGAGCCCCAGCAGGAGGCTGGTTTGACCACAGGCTTCCTGGAGTCCACATAGGCCTCCCAAGGCTCTCTTGCCTGGATGCTGGCGTTTCTTGGGCAtctgctctccctccttctcctcatcttcttcctcttcttcccagcccctTTGGGCCTTAGAATTCACCAGCCGTCTGCCTGGGTGCTGCCTCTTGGTGAAAGTATACCCCAGCCAGGAGGAACGCCGGCCAGGGTGCTGCCGCTTCTGTTGGGCCACATCCACTGACCACATAACAGCATCCTCCCGCCGGCCTGGGTGCTGACGTTTGTGGGGTCCCAcagcctctccttcttcctcctcttcaactccctcttctgcctcctcctcccttttgccTGGATGCTGACGCTTAGAGAGCCAGTCAGGTAGAAAGATCTGGGAGTCTGTGGAAAGAAGAGGCCAGTGAAAGAACCCTGAGTGCCCACTCCAGCCATCTTCCAGTCTAGGCAGAAGTCCCTGCAGCATTCACCCAGAGTTATGGCCTTGCATCTGTCTCTCAAGTCTCACAGATACACTCATACAGATGGTCAAAGGCATGACTTCTGGTTCCAATCCCAACTCTGCCActccctggctgtgtgaccaTAAGCaactcacttaacctctctgagcttcagtttttttctgtgtaaaatgAGGGGTAATAAAGTACTTATCTAAGAGGTTGTTAAGAAGATCAAATAGTGTGATAAGGTGTTTAAAGTGCTTAGAACTATGAGTGCCTGGCATATTTTAGCCTCATAAGTAGTAAACACCCAGACTTTCTCCCAAGCATTGAATCTTCCCCACTAAAGATATGCTCTCTGTGAAATATCCTTAGGGCTGAGATGCAAAAGGAATGGTCCCAGGAAAGGGTCAACTCATGACCTTGCCAAGGGTGTGGCCAATGAGTTTCTGAGCAAGAGGCTGAATGACCAAGTCGCTCCCTCTCCTCTGATCTGGGTTTCCCCCAGCCCTCTCCTGGGCCTCCTCTCGCCAGGCAGCCCGAGATAGACCCGCCTCTCACCTGATTCGCGATTTCCCTGGTCCCCTGGCAGCCGCTCGAGGTCCTTCGGAAAAAGGAGGAGGCGCTCCGCCCGGCGCAGGAGGTCGTCCAGGCTCGGGGGCTCTGCGGCAATCGCCTCCTGCTGAGCCACCTCGGGCTGTGCTCGGCCTCCAGGGACACCCGTCAGAGCCAGGGTCAAAGCCATGGCGAGCAGCAACCAAGGGCCAGGCATCGTGGTGTCTGGAGTCGGGAGGACAGAGAGCATAAGCCCGCCGCGCCCCCTCCCTGTACGTTGCATCTCCCCCTTTCCCGTCCCAGCGGGTCCTCGAGGCCGAGTAACAAAGCATTTAAACACTCTTCCGAAAGCAGGACTACTTGTCACCTtggtggaagggggggggggcgagggcaGCAGGAGGATCTACCTCGGGCTCTAGATGTCCTCACCCGTGCTTGGAGCGCCTGTTTGCGCGAGCCAGGAGGCCGTGGGAACCCCGCCGCCACCGCCCCTGAGCAGCGCTCCCTGACCCTGGGGCAGCCGGCGCAGACTCGGCAGAGGTGTAACCACGACTGCGGCGCCGGCCCGACGGCCACGGTGCTCAGTGCCGTGTCTCGGGCTAAGACTCTCCCCGGGGTTCCCAACGCAGCATTCTTATCCCCACGCTCCTTTGCCAATGTTCCAATTCCAACGCCACGCTCTTGTTTCTAACGCTAAGGTTACATGACTAAAGTCGCTAGAGATCGAATTCTGACCCCAAAATCCTAATTCCCACGCTAAAATTCTATTTCTAGCGCTGAGACTGAGATTCTAGGCTAAATTCGATTCTAACGCGAAAATTCACTTCTAACGTCGGGATTTGGATTCTAATTCTCAGGTTCTCACGCCGACTCCCAGACTGCCTCGTCGCGCCGCCGCGTCCCGGCAGGCAGGGGTGGAGTGGCGAGTCTTCCATCCGACGCCCAGAATCCAGGACGTGAGTGCACAGGGGTGACCGCCACCGGTGCGCCCGCGCCAGGGAAGAACCGGAGCAGGAACGCAGCGCCCCACCTGTGCGCTGATGCAGCCGCTTCTCCCGGGGCGCACTGGAGCGTGGGAGGAGAGGCCCTCTGTCCCGGACGCCGCCTGAAGGGGGAGAAGGACGGAGGGGGTTACCTGCCTGGCGCGAGCTCCGTGGGACCGGTCCGGGATCCTGGGCCTGAGAGTCCGGAATTTCGGGGTCTGGAGGCGGTGGATCAGAAGTCCTGGAGCGCTCGCAGGACCCCTGACGCCCGTGGCCGCTGCTCCGCCGGGCCGTTGCTTATATCCGCGCGAGGCAGCGGCGCCGGTGAGGTCAGCCGGGAGGGGTCGCGGCCACCGGGAAGGGGCGCTGACGGCAGCGGGCCCCGCGGGTaccccgcccgcccgcctgccAGCTCCGCCGGAAATCTGGGGCGGGGGCGGCGAGACGGGAGGGAGAGCGAGCTGACCCGAGCTGCAGGACGGGGTGCTGGTGCGAGGTCATTTCTGCACCCAGCTCTGAAGGTCTGTTGTCTAAGAGAACACACATGTaggaacagagagacacagagaatcaCACAATTAAAGAGACACATGGGAGAGGATAGGAGATAAAGACAAAGACTGAGAGATGCATACATCTCTATGAAAGAAATATAGATACAGAGCagacatacaacacacacacacacacacacacacacacacacacacacaccccaaagagagagaaagacacacagagacagagaaaggaaaaaaggaagaagaacggggtagagggagagggagaaattaGGGGACAAGTGGGATCTGGGCTCTGATCTTGACTGTCACCTTTGGCAAATGCCTCCCACTCTCTGGGTctcttttttcctcatctatacagAGGGGGTCATTCTTCAGAATGCCAAAACTGGCGGTCTGTGGACCACAACCAGTTTATAGACTGTTTTGTGTGACtcctacagttttgtttttttttaacctgaataatcaatatataaaaaccaGGAAAACTCAGGAAAAATTCTGACTTATGACTTCTATTGGAAAAGAGTGGACCTACACTTCTTAACAAAAGCCCACTGGACCTGAGCCTGCATACTCTCCACCACACTCTTCACCACTCCCTACTATCTCCCATTGTGTTGTGCCAATCACCAAGAAGGGACATTGGAGTTTGTGGATCCTGGACCACAAATCTGTTAGGATCTATCCTACCCAAGCAAAGGAGGAGAGGGACTGTTGGCAGGAGAAAAGCATAGATGCCAAGAAGCTTGTCCCCCAATCTCTCCCCAAAGTCACATTATACGTTGGAAGAGAACTCTGCCACATCTAGTTCTGGGCATAGCCTCCAACCTAAAGCATTTAATGGTTCCCTTGCCAGTCCTGGAGGCACAAAAGTTAGCCAGGCCCACTTAGAAGAAACCACATTTTAGACAGATCATCTGTGAAGGCATCTTCTACCTCTGGGCAATCCTAACATTATTCTGCCTTCACATTCAATATTTCTTCAGCCTAATAGTTTGAGTATCTGCTGTATACCTAGACCATGCTAGTGGTCTGGCAAGGGGTTCCAAAAGCATTTAATTATTATTCCTTCCCTTGAAAGCCATCAACTTCTTGGCATGTTCACCACCTCATTGCATCCTCACATTAGCGGGTAAGATAAACAAGATAGACTATTAGTCCCACTTTATTGATAGGGACACAGAGACCTAAGGAAGCAGAGGGACTTTGCAGGTTAGAGAGGGAAAGGAACTTTCAGATCACCAGCTAACAAATCCTATTCTTGTTTTTAGATGAAAAAACTTGTGTCCCCAAGTTCAGATGGTTGGCTGAGGTAGATTGCAAATCTGAAACCCTGCCTTGCTCTCCCAGACAGACTCCAGAATTTGAAGAACTGCCGACCTAGCTAAGCATTTAATCATACAGACAGATCTGTTATTTTCACATACAGTGGTGGAAGTATAAATTGATACAACCTCTTTGGGTGGCAACCTGAACATTTAACACGCATACCTTCCACAAGACAATTACAAATTCATCTTACAGACACACATGCCTACGCATGAGGATGTGTACACAGAGTATTCGGTGAAGCGTGGTTTGTAGAAGCCAGAATTGGAAACAGCTTGGATATATGTCCACCAGGAGGTGTCTCTTTAAATCAACTAGGGCCCATAGAAAACTATGGGGTATTATTGCAGCTTCAGAAGAATGAGGCTAtttcatatgtatacatatggaACAAATTccaggaaaaagataaaaaagcagAGTGGAGAATGATGTGCACATCATGTAGGTGCATCTTTGTGGTGGTGCGGGAGACAGACTGGTATGTTCTAACGCAGAGACTCTCTGCTGGGGTGCACAAGTACAGTGCAAAAGGGGAATGGGGGAGCTCAGGTAGGGGAGGACAGTGCAGAGAGTCTTGCTTAAtgctgtttgaatttttttttctatgcattaCCTAACCACAAactaacaaaccaacaaaaaacacaaCCGAATCTCTCTGAGTCTGAGGCTCAGGAGTGATAAGTGTGGATGTATATACAATagctgcctgggccctggccggttggctcagtgtcagagagtcggcctggcgtgtgaaagtcccgggttcggtttccagtcagggcacacaggagaagcgcccatcttcttctccacccctccccctctccttcctttctgtctttccctcccgcagctgaggctccattggagcaaagttggcccaggcgctgaggatggctccattgcctccacctcaggcactagagtggctccagttgtaacggagcaagggccccagatgggcagagcatcaccccctagtgggcgtgccaggttaattccagtcaggcacatgcaggagtctctgcctccctgcttctcacttcaggaaaaaaaaaaaaaaaaaagctgcctggtagagagtgagagtgaggggGCTGGAACATTGTCCCCTGGTGCATTTCTGTAATCAGAGATTTGAGTTGCCTGTTAGGAGGAGAGTTCCTAgacagtggaggaggaggaaagggagttCCCACAGAACTCAAGGGACCAGAAAGGATGGATGGTACATTCATATGAGGTGTCCTCAGCAAGCCAACCCTCTCctaccctccctccttcttctcttttcctgctcttccttccttctttccctcaggAAATATTCACTGAGCCCCTAGTAGGTAACAGGACCTGTTCTAGACATTGGGCACTGTATTAACCATGTGTTTCTGATGTGTTGACCTCTGGGTCTTGCTGACTCTGGAGAGACTGCCTCTTTAGCCAATTCCTAGAGATAGGGAAGAACTCAGCTGGAAGCATCTTTCATATGCAAACAAACCAACCAAAGCCACAATGCTACCGCTCTCTAGGTACCACCTTTTTGTCCTAATCACCCAGGGCCAGGTTA
This window of the Saccopteryx bilineata isolate mSacBil1 chromosome 10, mSacBil1_pri_phased_curated, whole genome shotgun sequence genome carries:
- the TRH gene encoding thyrotropin releasing hormone, producing the protein MPGPWLLLAMALTLALTGVPGGRAQPEVAQQEAIAAEPPSLDDLLRRAERLLLFPKDLERLPGDQGNRESDSQIFLPDWLSKRQHPGKREEEAEEGVEEEEEGEAVGPHKRQHPGRREDAVMWSVDVAQQKRQHPGRRSSWLGYTFTKRQHPGRRLVNSKAQRGWEEEEEDEEKEGEQMPKKRQHPGKRALGGLCGLQEACGQTSLLLGLLDDLSRGQQPEEKRQHPGRRTAWAGEPLEE